A genomic region of Raphanus sativus cultivar WK10039 chromosome 6, ASM80110v3, whole genome shotgun sequence contains the following coding sequences:
- the LOC108811913 gene encoding uncharacterized protein LOC108811913 isoform X1 has product MDEFQVNVLFSNNRMIDIEAVIDGTNVFMTFVYGDPVLERRDLVWERLTRFATTRTGPWFMIGDFNEITGHNEKERGRQRTDSSFLPFKQMLSDCGMLEFSYTGNMLSWVGKRAGRVTVRCRLDRAVGNADWHEKFPHSKIKYMRLWGSDHRPILADILIKPSRRSKKFKFDKRWLDNEELRQVILEGWKSPDLLPNASIMEHISSCRKALSEWRRQNNINSAKLVEELKEKVEGLYADDNATTEEIAAALKELSDALKAEEMFWKQKSRVFWLREGDRNTKFFHALTKQRRARNKITQLLGEDGNIVEDEEGLVAIATSYFRQIFESSNPQDIEEALSEVPTTITEPMNESLTAPVTEWEIKLALFAMHPEKAPGPDGMTALFYQKFWDIVKDDLTLMVNKFLTEGIMPDELNETNICLIPKTTKPNEMTQFRPISLCNVSYKIISKVLCQRLKKVLPGLISETQSAFVVGRQISDNIMIAQEMFHALRTKPGGRNKRMAIKTDISKAYDRMEWSFIEAVMRKMGFSET; this is encoded by the coding sequence ATGGATGAATTtcaagttaatgttttattttcaaataacagaATGATTGACATTGAGGCAGTCATTGATGGAACAAATGTCTTTATGACGTTTGTTTATGGGGATCCTGTACTTGAAAGAAGAGATCTAGTTTGGGAACGTCTTACGCGTTTTGCAACAACACGAACTGGACCTTGGTTTATGATAGGAGATTTCAATGAGATCACTGGTCATAATGAGAAAGAAAGAGGTAGACAACGTACTGATAGCTCATTTCTACCTTTTAAACAAATGTTGAGTGATTGTGGGATGCTAGAATTTTCATACACTGGAAACATGCTATCATGGGTTGGTAAGAGAGCAGGGAGAGTTACTGTTAGATGTCGTCTGGACAGAGCAGTAGGAAATGCCGACTGGCACGAAAAGTTTCCTCATTCGAAGATAAAGTACATGAGGTTATGGGGTTCGGACCATCGTCCGATTCTTGCTGATATACTCATAAAACCATCCAGGAGATCGAAGAAATTTAAGTTTGACAAAAGATGGCTGGACAATGAGGAGCTGAGACAAGTTATTTTGGAGGGATGGAAATCTCCTGATCTTCTTCCCAATGCTTCTATAATGGAACATATTTCTAGTTGTAGAAAAGCATTGAGCGAGTGGAGaagacaaaataatataaactctGCAAAATTGGTGGAAGAGCTTAAAGAAAAAGTGGAAGGGCTATATGCAGATGATAATGCCACAACTGAAGAGATTGCAGCAGCTTTGAAGGAGCTTTCTGATGCTCTTAAGGCAGAAGAAATGTTCTGGAAACAAAAGAGTCGTGTATTTTGGTTAAGGGAAGGAGATCGCAACACAAAATTTTTTCACGCCTTAACAAAACAAAGGAGAGCAAGAAACAAGATCACACAACTTCTAGGCGAAGATGGAAATAttgtggaagatgaagaaggattaGTAGCCATTGCTACTAGCTATTTCAGACAAATCTTTGAATCTTCTAATCCACAGGATATTGAAGAAGCTCTATCCGAAGTCCCTACGACGATCACAGAGCCAATGAACGAAAGTCTTACAGCACCGGTAACAGAGTGGGAGATTAAATTAGCACTTTTTGCTATGCATCCAGAAAAAGCTCCGGGGCCAGATGGGATGACTGCACTATTTTATCAGAAGTTTTGGGATATAGTCAAGGATGATTTAACTCTTATGGTTAATAAGTTCCTTACTGAAGGGATAATGCCCGATGAACTGAATGAGACAAATATTTGTCTTATCCCAAAGACAACAAAACCCAATGAAATGACACAATTTCGGCCTATCAGTTTGTGCAACGTAAGTTACAAGATTATCTCTAAGGTCCTATGCCAGAGACTTAAAAAAGTGCTTCCAGGATTGATATCGGAAACCCAGTCAGCCTTTGTTGTTGGAAGACAGATTTCTGATAATATTATGATCGCTCAAGAGATGTTCCATGCGCTCAGGACTAAGCCAGGTGGACGCAACAAAAGAATGGCTATTAAAACAGATATAAGCAAAGCCTATGATAGGATGGAATGGTCATTTATTGAAGCTGTGATGAGAAAGATGGGTTTCTCAGAGACATGA
- the LOC108811913 gene encoding uncharacterized protein LOC108811913 isoform X3 — translation MWPKGTRKRSRKAKDGAGADGAGASGAGDASAPNPSVVLSVPPTSRTGDVILTETQVNQTEVQLDGVDGQLNETGRQLEGAGSQLSAASGQLRDDQDGEAESSEIGHRADPNIMAGGRTGPGDQVTEPSMQEILAAIRLIGSQMVAMTQVLTPVVNSSVGQATQAQVKAPGAGGAGGRVLPVAEVIELDPPSGSAKKVDYLKVLEHISRLGTKHFAGSVDPMEADEWRDRLVRNFKSTRCPEEYQRDIAVHFLEGDAHNWWLALDKRTQWLH, via the coding sequence atgtggCCTAAGGGAACAAGGAAGCGGTCTCGGAAGGCTAAGGATGGGGCTGGGGCGGATGGGGCTGGGGCGTCTGGTGCTGGAGATGCATCAGCACCTAACCCAAGTGTAGTGCTGTCGGTTCCACCTACAAGTCGGACCGGAGATGTCATCCTGACTGAAACCCAAGTTAACCAAACGGAGGTTCAGCTGGATGGAGTAGATGGGCAGCTGAATGAGACCGGAAGGCAGCTGGAGGGAGCTGGAAGCCAGCTAAGTGCAGCTAGTGGGCAGCTCAGGGATGATCAGGATGGAGAGGCTGAGTCTTCAGAGATTGGTCACCGAGCTGATCCAAACATCATGGCTGGTGGGCGGACTGGTCCGGGTGATCAGGTGACTGAGCCCTCCATGCAAGAGATACTGGCCGCCATTAGGCTAATAGGTAGTCAGATGGTAGCCATGACTCAGGTGCTCACACCAGTGGTGAACTCATCCGTAGGTCAGGCCACACAAGCTCAAGTGAAAGCTCCTGGAGCTGGTGGAGCTGGTGGCCGAGTGTTACCAGTAGCTGAAGTGATTGAGCTGGATCCACCATCTGGATCAGCTAAGAAAGTAGACTACCTgaaggtgctggagcacatatctcgcctagggacaaagcactttgctggaagtgttgatcccatggaggcagatgaATGGAGAGACCGGCTGGTCAGAAACTTCAAATCGAcccggtgccctgaggagtaccaaagggacattgcagtgcacttcctggagggtgatgcacacaactggtggttGGCTTTAGACAAGCGTACACAATGGCTCCATTGA